In Haliotis asinina isolate JCU_RB_2024 chromosome 15, JCU_Hal_asi_v2, whole genome shotgun sequence, one DNA window encodes the following:
- the LOC137264877 gene encoding post-GPI attachment to proteins factor 4-like isoform X1 produces MTRKRRGGMLWCSSCIKCGDVVPKQIVLLYALTFLVFLPLICINLRHSLYHLRLHDAEEEETRLVTENDLRLVENEEIIKKYNESVIQNSQSGPTLHSEDVDVGITVITVSRNRHRKGGYKPKYLTQVVGRLLGLLNNTANHSKRKYGLFVCNVDDHPETYDELKPLKVILPTFQMYQKSRDPKIDIFEKEKRDYIFCLEETLKRNALYAFLVEDDGYPHKDLIPVLERTIDSHVEQKALAEFSPKVLPRNVTYVKFYHPERLLGYISTELERLPELFSVSFVFGTLMVILYAHFIQQWTRNNLKVLWLICVLYCGLVALFVGRVNLMEMRRMSVQTYQVTSAPSCCTPAMLYPRQGGLEIVKRLSAVTCKRRYGKDMALEDIRRRHGYTALMVQPNLFKHIGLYSSLRKGVIDPFIV; encoded by the coding sequence aCGGCGTGGCGGTATGCTATGGTGCTCCAGTTGCATAAAATGTGGAGACGTTGTCCCTAAACAGATTGTTCTTCTGTATGCTCTTACGTTTCTCGTTTTTCTCCCTCTAATATGCATCAACCTTCGCCATTCTTTGTACCACCTGCGTTTACACGACGCAGAAGAGGAAGAAACACGCCTGGTGACTGAGAACGACCTACGATTGGTCGAAAATGAAGAAATCATCAAAAAATACAACGAGTCTGTGATTCAAAACAGCCAATCAGGGCCCACGTTACATTCTGAAGATGTAGACGTTGGAATTACTGTGATAACGGTTTCGCGAAATCGGCACCGTAAAGGCGGCTACAAGCCAAAGTATCTGACTCAAGTTGTCGGCCGGTTACTCGGTCTGTTAAACAACACAGCGAATCATTCCAAACGGAAATACGGGTTGTTCGTGTGTAACGTCGACGACCATCCGGAGACGTATGATGAACTGAAACCTTTGAAAGTAATCCTACCAACTTTTCAAATGTATCAAAAGTCGCGGGATCCAAAAATTGACATTTTCGAAAAAGAAAAACGGGACTACATATTCTGTTTGGAGGAGACTCTGAAACGAAACGCCTTGTATGCATTTTTGGTGGAAGATGACGGATATCCTCACAAAGACCTAATCCCAGTTTTAGAACGAACTATTGACAGTCACGTTGAACAAAAAGCCTTGGCAGAGTTTTCACCAAAAGTATTACCGCGAAATGTGACGTACGTGAAATTCTACCACCCGGAACGGTTGCTAGGATACATAAGCACTGAACTGGAACGACTTCCTGAGTTGTTTTCCGTTAGTTTCGTATTCGGAACTCTGATGGTTATTTTATACGCGCACTTTATTCAACAGTGGACTAGGAACAATTTGAAGGTGCTATGGTTGATTTGTGTTCTCTATTGTGGCCTTGTGGCATTGTTCGTTGGGCGCGTTAACTTGATGGAGATGCGAAGGATGTCTGTGCAGACGTACCAGGTCACCTCGGCGCCATCTTGTTGCACGCCGGCCATGTTGTACCCCAGACAAGGCGGTCTTGAAATTGTGAAACGGCTCAGTGCGGTTACGTGTAAAAGAAGGTACGGAAAAGACATGGCTCTGGAGGATATTCGCAGAAGACATGGATACACGGCCCTGATGGTTCAGCCAAACTTATTTAAGCATATTGGTCTCTATTCTTCTCTACGGAAAGGGGTGATAGATCCTTTTATTGTCTAA
- the LOC137264877 gene encoding post-GPI attachment to proteins factor 4-like isoform X2, whose translation MLWCSSCIKCGDVVPKQIVLLYALTFLVFLPLICINLRHSLYHLRLHDAEEEETRLVTENDLRLVENEEIIKKYNESVIQNSQSGPTLHSEDVDVGITVITVSRNRHRKGGYKPKYLTQVVGRLLGLLNNTANHSKRKYGLFVCNVDDHPETYDELKPLKVILPTFQMYQKSRDPKIDIFEKEKRDYIFCLEETLKRNALYAFLVEDDGYPHKDLIPVLERTIDSHVEQKALAEFSPKVLPRNVTYVKFYHPERLLGYISTELERLPELFSVSFVFGTLMVILYAHFIQQWTRNNLKVLWLICVLYCGLVALFVGRVNLMEMRRMSVQTYQVTSAPSCCTPAMLYPRQGGLEIVKRLSAVTCKRRYGKDMALEDIRRRHGYTALMVQPNLFKHIGLYSSLRKGVIDPFIV comes from the coding sequence ATGCTATGGTGCTCCAGTTGCATAAAATGTGGAGACGTTGTCCCTAAACAGATTGTTCTTCTGTATGCTCTTACGTTTCTCGTTTTTCTCCCTCTAATATGCATCAACCTTCGCCATTCTTTGTACCACCTGCGTTTACACGACGCAGAAGAGGAAGAAACACGCCTGGTGACTGAGAACGACCTACGATTGGTCGAAAATGAAGAAATCATCAAAAAATACAACGAGTCTGTGATTCAAAACAGCCAATCAGGGCCCACGTTACATTCTGAAGATGTAGACGTTGGAATTACTGTGATAACGGTTTCGCGAAATCGGCACCGTAAAGGCGGCTACAAGCCAAAGTATCTGACTCAAGTTGTCGGCCGGTTACTCGGTCTGTTAAACAACACAGCGAATCATTCCAAACGGAAATACGGGTTGTTCGTGTGTAACGTCGACGACCATCCGGAGACGTATGATGAACTGAAACCTTTGAAAGTAATCCTACCAACTTTTCAAATGTATCAAAAGTCGCGGGATCCAAAAATTGACATTTTCGAAAAAGAAAAACGGGACTACATATTCTGTTTGGAGGAGACTCTGAAACGAAACGCCTTGTATGCATTTTTGGTGGAAGATGACGGATATCCTCACAAAGACCTAATCCCAGTTTTAGAACGAACTATTGACAGTCACGTTGAACAAAAAGCCTTGGCAGAGTTTTCACCAAAAGTATTACCGCGAAATGTGACGTACGTGAAATTCTACCACCCGGAACGGTTGCTAGGATACATAAGCACTGAACTGGAACGACTTCCTGAGTTGTTTTCCGTTAGTTTCGTATTCGGAACTCTGATGGTTATTTTATACGCGCACTTTATTCAACAGTGGACTAGGAACAATTTGAAGGTGCTATGGTTGATTTGTGTTCTCTATTGTGGCCTTGTGGCATTGTTCGTTGGGCGCGTTAACTTGATGGAGATGCGAAGGATGTCTGTGCAGACGTACCAGGTCACCTCGGCGCCATCTTGTTGCACGCCGGCCATGTTGTACCCCAGACAAGGCGGTCTTGAAATTGTGAAACGGCTCAGTGCGGTTACGTGTAAAAGAAGGTACGGAAAAGACATGGCTCTGGAGGATATTCGCAGAAGACATGGATACACGGCCCTGATGGTTCAGCCAAACTTATTTAAGCATATTGGTCTCTATTCTTCTCTACGGAAAGGGGTGATAGATCCTTTTATTGTCTAA